One window of Thermocoleostomius sinensis A174 genomic DNA carries:
- the argF gene encoding ornithine carbamoyltransferase encodes MSVTSLKGRDLLSMADLSADELQELLELAAAMKSGKIAPRLNQVNVLGLLFSKASTRTRVSFSVAMYQLGGQVLDLNASVTQVGRGEPTIDTARVLDRYLDVLAIRTFEQQELEVFASHAQIPVINALTDLEHPCQVLADLQTVREEFGQFTDLTLTYIGDGNNMANSLLLGCALVGMNVRIAAPSGYEPDAAIVAKANDIAGDRSEVLVTSDPEVAAKGAHVLYTDVWASMGQEDEAADRMKVFQPYQINDQLLQLADSRAIVLHCLPAHRGEEITEAVLEGPQSRVWDEAENRMHAQKALLASVLGAE; translated from the coding sequence ATGAGTGTAACGTCATTAAAAGGGCGAGATCTGCTCAGCATGGCGGATCTGAGTGCTGATGAACTTCAGGAATTATTAGAACTGGCGGCGGCAATGAAATCGGGCAAGATTGCCCCTCGCTTGAATCAGGTAAATGTGTTAGGACTTTTGTTCTCTAAAGCTTCGACTCGTACCCGCGTCAGCTTCTCGGTTGCTATGTACCAATTGGGTGGACAAGTCCTCGATCTTAATGCCAGCGTTACGCAAGTTGGGCGAGGGGAACCGACGATCGATACAGCGCGAGTGCTCGATCGCTATTTGGATGTATTGGCCATTCGTACCTTCGAGCAGCAGGAACTAGAAGTCTTTGCTAGCCACGCTCAGATTCCCGTCATCAACGCCTTGACGGATTTAGAACATCCTTGTCAAGTGCTGGCAGATTTGCAAACCGTGCGTGAAGAGTTTGGTCAATTCACAGATCTAACGTTGACCTATATTGGCGACGGCAACAACATGGCCAACTCGCTGCTGCTGGGCTGCGCTTTGGTTGGCATGAATGTTCGCATTGCTGCCCCATCTGGCTATGAACCGGATGCGGCGATCGTTGCCAAAGCCAACGACATAGCAGGCGATCGATCGGAAGTGCTTGTTACCTCCGATCCAGAGGTTGCGGCGAAGGGGGCCCATGTCCTCTATACCGATGTGTGGGCCAGTATGGGACAAGAAGATGAAGCTGCCGATCGGATGAAGGTGTTTCAACCCTATCAGATTAATGACCAACTGTTGCAGCTAGCTGATTCTAGGGCGATCGTGTTGCACTGCTTGCCTGCGCATCGAGGTGAAGAAATCACAGAAGCTGTCCTAGAAGGGCCCCAATCCCGCGTTTGGGACGAGGCCGAGAATCGAATGCACGCGCAGAAAGCCCTGCTAGCAAGTGTCCTGGGCGCAGAGTAG
- the pdxA gene encoding 4-hydroxythreonine-4-phosphate dehydrogenase PdxA encodes MGQRVAIALGDPAGIGPEVVLKALADPTVGQTVGQMPMTVVGSRSLLQQTYEDLVARMPDIVLANPKDLTVLDVPHPNLEQAIQLGVGNAASGDASFRYLQTAIDRTLAGEFQGIVTAPIAKSAWKAAGHVYPGQTELLAEKSGSQRFGMLFVARSPHTAWTLRTLLATTHIPLRSVPDVLSPALLTLKLDLLIECLHQDFGITHPRIAVAGLNPHSGEQGQLGHEEQDWLIAWLNDMRDRFPQITLEGPIPPDTLWVKPAQAWFGGQTVQAHDAYLALYHDQGLIPVKLMAFDRAVNTTIGLPFVRTSPDHGTAFDIAGKGIADATSFQAAIQLAIELVQQRSLVNLID; translated from the coding sequence ATGGGACAACGGGTGGCGATCGCGTTGGGAGATCCGGCGGGAATTGGGCCAGAGGTGGTGCTGAAGGCGCTGGCTGATCCAACAGTGGGTCAAACAGTGGGTCAAATGCCGATGACGGTAGTGGGCAGTCGATCGCTGCTTCAGCAAACCTATGAGGATCTGGTAGCTCGGATGCCAGATATTGTGCTGGCTAATCCTAAAGACTTGACCGTTTTGGATGTACCACACCCTAATCTTGAACAAGCGATTCAGCTAGGAGTAGGGAATGCCGCGAGTGGAGATGCCAGTTTTCGCTATTTGCAAACAGCGATCGATCGCACGCTGGCAGGAGAGTTTCAAGGCATTGTCACGGCTCCGATTGCTAAGTCTGCTTGGAAAGCGGCTGGACATGTCTATCCGGGACAAACTGAGCTACTGGCTGAAAAATCTGGCTCGCAGCGATTCGGTATGTTGTTTGTGGCTCGATCGCCCCATACCGCTTGGACACTAAGAACTCTATTAGCAACTACGCATATTCCGCTGCGATCGGTTCCCGATGTTCTCTCTCCAGCGCTACTGACGCTGAAACTGGATCTGTTGATTGAGTGTTTGCACCAGGATTTTGGCATTACCCATCCTCGAATTGCGGTGGCTGGCCTCAATCCGCACAGTGGCGAACAGGGACAACTGGGGCACGAAGAACAAGATTGGCTGATAGCTTGGCTCAACGACATGCGCGATCGATTTCCGCAGATCACGCTAGAGGGCCCTATTCCTCCCGATACGCTGTGGGTAAAACCGGCGCAAGCCTGGTTTGGTGGGCAGACAGTACAAGCACACGATGCTTACTTGGCGCTATATCATGATCAAGGTTTGATTCCCGTCAAACTGATGGCGTTCGATCGGGCCGTCAATACCACGATCGGCTTACCATTTGTCCGTACTTCACCGGATCACGGAACAGCATTTGATATTGCCGGTAAGGGGATTGCGGACGCCACTAGCTTTCAGGCTGCTATTCAGTTAGCGATCGAATTAGTGCAGCAGCGCAGTTTGGTGAACCTGATTGACTGA
- the petM gene encoding cytochrome b6-f complex subunit PetM → MGGEIFSTAVLMFTIVLIGLGIGFLMLRVQGGEE, encoded by the coding sequence ATGGGCGGAGAAATTTTTAGCACAGCCGTTTTAATGTTCACCATAGTACTGATTGGTTTGGGAATTGGCTTTCTGATGCTCAGAGTTCAGGGCGGCGAAGAATAA
- a CDS encoding ArsR/SmtB family transcription factor, producing MNPASFQDRKNPRTPTQDDKNLNKSLNCEVQHPVDLNHVRQLHQDILSVEKAQRMAEFFSLLGDANRLRILSALAKQELCVCDLAAIVRMSESAVSHQLRALRALRLVSYRKQGRNVFYYLKDSHVLNLYREVAEHLDEPED from the coding sequence ATGAATCCTGCTTCTTTCCAAGACCGCAAAAACCCACGCACCCCCACCCAGGACGACAAAAATTTAAACAAAAGTTTAAATTGTGAAGTTCAGCATCCGGTTGATCTCAATCATGTGCGTCAGCTTCACCAAGATATTCTGAGTGTAGAGAAAGCGCAGCGCATGGCTGAGTTTTTTAGCTTGCTGGGTGATGCCAATCGCCTGCGAATTTTGTCAGCCTTAGCCAAGCAGGAACTGTGCGTGTGTGATTTGGCGGCGATTGTCCGGATGAGCGAATCGGCGGTTTCTCATCAACTACGGGCGCTGCGGGCGCTGCGGTTGGTCAGCTATCGCAAACAGGGGCGCAATGTGTTTTATTACCTAAAAGACAGCCACGTTCTCAATCTATACCGAGAAGTGGCTGAGCATTTAGATGAACCGGAAGACTAA
- a CDS encoding SDR family oxidoreductase — MTLLITGATGTLGRQIARRALDEGYEVRCLVRSFRKASFLREWGAELVRGDLCEPATLLPAFEGVTAVIDAATTRPTDSLSIRQVDWDGKVALIQAAKEAGVDRFIFFSILDSEKHRDVPLMDVKYCTEQFLAESGLNYTILKPCGFMQGLIGQYAIPILEKQAVWVMGESSPIAYMDTQDIAKFAIQALKVPDTINRSFPVVGTRAWSAGEIIKLCERLSGQDAKVTRMPIGLLRSVQRMARFFQWGLNLADRLAFTEVVASGKPLTASMDDTYSTFGIDPNDTTTLEQYMQEYFSRIMKKLKELEYEREKAKEKSKKKKLFR; from the coding sequence ATGACTTTATTGATCACTGGTGCCACTGGGACGTTGGGAAGGCAGATTGCCCGTCGCGCTTTGGACGAGGGATACGAGGTGAGATGTTTAGTCCGAAGTTTTAGAAAAGCGTCGTTTTTAAGAGAATGGGGGGCAGAGCTAGTCCGGGGCGACCTGTGCGAACCTGCTACACTGCTGCCGGCCTTTGAAGGAGTGACGGCTGTCATCGATGCGGCCACCACTCGCCCGACCGATTCCCTCAGTATCCGCCAGGTGGATTGGGACGGTAAAGTAGCGCTGATTCAAGCCGCGAAGGAAGCCGGGGTTGATCGATTTATCTTCTTTTCGATTCTCGATTCCGAGAAGCATCGCGATGTGCCGCTGATGGATGTCAAATATTGCACCGAGCAGTTTTTGGCAGAATCTGGTCTCAACTACACAATCTTGAAACCCTGTGGCTTTATGCAGGGGTTAATTGGTCAATATGCCATTCCCATCCTAGAGAAACAGGCAGTGTGGGTCATGGGGGAAAGTTCGCCGATCGCCTACATGGATACGCAGGATATTGCCAAATTTGCCATTCAAGCGCTGAAGGTTCCCGACACCATCAACCGTAGCTTTCCGGTAGTGGGTACGCGAGCTTGGAGCGCTGGAGAGATTATTAAACTGTGTGAGCGTTTGTCTGGGCAGGATGCCAAAGTAACGCGGATGCCGATCGGTTTGTTGCGGTCGGTACAGCGGATGGCGCGCTTCTTCCAGTGGGGCTTGAATTTGGCCGATCGCTTGGCATTTACCGAAGTGGTGGCCTCTGGCAAGCCGTTAACGGCCTCGATGGACGATACCTACTCAACGTTTGGCATTGATCCCAATGACACCACCACGCTGGAACAATACATGCAAGAATACTTCAGCCGCATTATGAAGAAGCTGAAGGAACTGGAATACGAGCGAGAGAAGGCGAAAGAAAAATCCAAGAAAAAGAAGCTATTTCGGTAA
- a CDS encoding carboxylate-amine ligase yields the protein MSLPEESFTIGVEEEYQIIDPANRELCSRVQQILPLARQILGEAVQPEAQRSQIEIATPICQSLSDVRTALTELRREVILAAAKDGNRIAAAGTHPFSHWQRQQITPKKRYQDLLQDYQQLTRELVIFGCHVHVGLRDREAAIRVMNRARVWLAPLLALSANSPFWLGDETGYASYRTEIWSRWPVAGPPTIFESLAAYHALVESLVQTGSVEDATKIYWDVRLSQRFETIEFRVTDVCMTIDEAVMVAGLVRALVRTCYEQALQDIAFPTSRPELLRAAHWRAARYGLSADLIDLETERAIPAPQLIEKLLDFVRPALESQGEWHEISSLVAATLQHGNGATRQRQIYQQAGRFEEVVDFIIAETAQGIEMPPLGLEQAQV from the coding sequence ATGTCCCTTCCCGAAGAATCCTTCACAATTGGAGTTGAAGAGGAATATCAAATTATTGACCCCGCTAATCGAGAGCTTTGTTCGCGGGTACAACAGATTCTGCCCTTAGCGCGACAAATCCTTGGCGAAGCTGTACAGCCTGAAGCTCAGCGATCGCAGATTGAAATTGCCACTCCCATTTGTCAATCCTTGTCCGATGTCAGAACGGCTTTGACCGAGCTACGGCGGGAAGTCATCCTAGCGGCCGCCAAAGACGGCAACCGCATTGCAGCGGCTGGAACTCATCCCTTTTCCCATTGGCAACGACAGCAAATTACACCGAAAAAGCGCTATCAAGATCTGCTGCAAGACTACCAACAACTAACTCGCGAACTGGTTATCTTTGGCTGCCATGTGCATGTGGGGCTACGCGATCGTGAGGCTGCCATCCGGGTTATGAATCGGGCCCGCGTGTGGTTGGCTCCTTTACTGGCCTTGTCTGCAAATTCTCCTTTTTGGTTAGGTGATGAAACTGGCTATGCCAGCTATCGCACTGAAATCTGGAGTCGTTGGCCCGTCGCCGGACCACCCACTATTTTCGAGTCGCTGGCGGCATACCATGCCCTGGTTGAATCGCTGGTACAGACAGGGAGTGTCGAAGACGCCACAAAGATTTACTGGGATGTGCGTTTGTCTCAGCGATTTGAAACGATCGAATTTCGAGTCACCGATGTTTGTATGACGATCGATGAGGCAGTAATGGTGGCAGGACTAGTGCGGGCATTGGTACGAACCTGCTATGAGCAGGCGTTGCAGGACATTGCTTTTCCCACCAGCCGTCCTGAACTCTTACGCGCTGCTCACTGGCGGGCTGCCCGTTATGGGTTATCAGCGGATCTAATCGATCTGGAAACCGAGCGGGCCATCCCAGCCCCTCAGTTGATTGAAAAGCTGCTCGACTTCGTGCGTCCTGCCTTAGAATCCCAAGGGGAGTGGCATGAAATTTCCTCTCTTGTGGCGGCAACTTTGCAACACGGGAATGGTGCTACTCGACAGCGACAAATCTACCAACAAGCCGGGCGATTTGAGGAGGTGGTGGATTTCATTATTGCCGAAACTGCCCAAGGAATTGAGATGCCTCCCCTCGGCTTGGAGCAAGCGCAGGTTTAA
- a CDS encoding serine/threonine-protein kinase, producing MMNLPNGGVILGGRYQLIHYLGGGGFGQTYLAQDNHLPGKPRCVVKHLQPMLIDAVSLETAQRLFETEAQVLYRLNGYSQIPRLLAHFQENQEFYLVQEFIDGTNLSTELRAGHRFSEPDTIALLQDILDVLLYIHHHNVIHRDLKPSNLIRRRRDGKIVLIDFGAVKQLTTQIIHTHSHTTRTIAIGSPGYMPSEQMAGRPRFCSDLYAVGMIGIQALTGLHPKSLPEDARTGEMIWRDRTEVSLELGQILDRMVRYDFRERYQSALEVLTDLKQLAPTREIVEPIDEPSTLIHNFETRIQTLTDFSISANGSEVGIDYQPLQDLLVAKAWKAADRETHRLLLKAIGREVGRLRGEEIRQLPCRDLYTIDYLWLHYSDGVFGFSVQQDIWKSVGGTAGSYHPDWDRFSKSRGKWRINSPWHRFSGRVGWRIKDIWLPYDKLNFSLDAPKGHLPTWHKGEQLSALMTRLETCRPYVPPIDVTRRS from the coding sequence ATGATGAACTTGCCCAATGGTGGGGTCATACTCGGTGGGCGATATCAACTAATTCACTATCTGGGAGGTGGAGGCTTTGGTCAGACGTATCTGGCTCAAGACAACCATCTGCCAGGGAAACCGCGCTGCGTAGTCAAACATTTGCAGCCAATGCTGATTGATGCAGTGAGTTTGGAAACGGCCCAGCGTTTATTTGAAACCGAAGCTCAAGTCCTGTATCGGCTCAACGGCTACAGTCAAATTCCTCGACTTTTGGCCCATTTTCAAGAAAATCAGGAGTTTTATTTAGTTCAAGAGTTTATTGACGGTACAAATTTAAGCACGGAATTGCGGGCAGGACATCGCTTCTCCGAGCCAGACACGATCGCCTTGCTGCAAGACATTTTGGATGTGTTGCTGTACATCCACCACCACAATGTCATTCATCGAGATTTAAAGCCCTCGAACCTGATTCGCCGCCGTCGCGATGGCAAAATTGTGCTGATTGACTTTGGAGCCGTCAAACAACTGACCACGCAAATTATTCACACCCATAGCCACACCACTCGCACGATCGCGATTGGCTCTCCCGGGTACATGCCCAGCGAACAAATGGCAGGGCGACCGCGCTTTTGCAGCGACCTCTATGCGGTGGGAATGATTGGCATTCAAGCCTTGACCGGACTGCACCCCAAAAGCCTACCGGAAGATGCCCGCACCGGAGAAATGATTTGGCGCGATCGAACGGAGGTGAGTTTGGAACTGGGGCAGATTCTCGATCGGATGGTGCGCTATGACTTTCGTGAACGCTATCAGTCCGCCCTAGAAGTACTCACGGATTTAAAACAACTGGCTCCTACCCGAGAAATTGTGGAGCCGATTGATGAGCCATCGACGCTCATTCACAATTTTGAAACTCGGATTCAAACCCTAACCGATTTTTCTATCAGTGCCAATGGCTCAGAAGTAGGGATTGATTATCAACCTTTACAAGACTTATTGGTTGCCAAAGCTTGGAAAGCCGCCGATCGTGAAACTCATCGGCTGTTATTGAAAGCCATCGGACGAGAAGTCGGACGGTTGCGGGGGGAAGAGATTCGACAATTGCCCTGCCGCGATTTATATACGATCGATTATCTTTGGCTACACTACAGTGATGGTGTGTTTGGCTTCAGCGTTCAACAAGATATTTGGAAAAGTGTCGGTGGCACTGCTGGTTCCTACCACCCTGATTGGGATCGGTTTTCTAAAAGTCGAGGAAAATGGCGGATCAACAGCCCTTGGCATCGGTTTAGTGGCCGAGTAGGCTGGCGCATCAAGGACATCTGGCTACCCTACGATAAGCTGAATTTCTCCCTTGATGCACCCAAAGGACATTTGCCAACCTGGCATAAAGGGGAACAGCTTTCTGCATTGATGACCCGCTTGGAAACTTGTCGTCCTTATGTTCCACCAATCGACGTAACGCGCCGATCGTAG
- the rarD gene encoding EamA family transporter RarD yields MNTNDRPPISTQSIAKTGALYALLAYISWGLLPIYWKFFGQVPAVEVLCHRMIWSMVFLAGILIVQQRKAEIIQLWRSPQKLGLLFLTAALLTFNWGLYIYGVNTDRVVETSLGYFINPLVNVLLGFVFLKERLNLSQTIAVLLASIGVAYFVWQFGQVPWIALGLAFSFAFYGLVRKVVSVAPMVGLAGETLLIAPMALALVSYWAITGVGHLGTNSWITLLFIGAGVTTSMPLLWFNNAAKRLRLSTLGFFQYLAPSIQLALGIFLYREPFTHTHAVTFGCIWSALLIYSLSSLLQSRKEQPI; encoded by the coding sequence TTGAATACCAACGATCGTCCACCCATTTCTACCCAGTCGATTGCGAAAACGGGTGCTCTATATGCACTTCTAGCTTATATCTCTTGGGGGTTGCTGCCCATTTACTGGAAATTCTTTGGGCAGGTTCCAGCGGTTGAAGTCCTATGTCATCGCATGATCTGGTCAATGGTGTTTTTGGCTGGAATTTTGATCGTGCAGCAGCGTAAAGCAGAAATTATTCAGCTTTGGCGATCGCCCCAAAAACTGGGACTGCTATTTTTAACGGCCGCTTTGCTGACGTTCAACTGGGGACTATATATTTACGGTGTCAACACCGATCGCGTCGTAGAAACGAGTTTGGGCTACTTTATTAATCCGCTGGTGAATGTGCTGTTGGGGTTTGTGTTTCTTAAAGAGCGACTGAATCTTAGCCAAACGATCGCGGTGTTGCTAGCGAGCATTGGCGTTGCCTACTTTGTTTGGCAATTTGGGCAAGTGCCGTGGATTGCCCTAGGATTAGCATTCTCCTTTGCTTTCTACGGACTAGTACGCAAAGTAGTGTCGGTAGCCCCAATGGTGGGTCTTGCAGGTGAAACGTTGCTGATTGCCCCTATGGCCCTAGCGTTGGTGAGTTACTGGGCCATCACTGGCGTGGGACATCTAGGTACAAATAGCTGGATAACACTACTGTTTATCGGTGCAGGTGTCACCACCTCGATGCCGCTGCTATGGTTCAACAATGCTGCTAAACGATTACGTCTCTCTACATTAGGATTTTTTCAGTATTTAGCTCCCAGCATTCAATTAGCATTGGGCATTTTTCTCTATCGTGAGCCGTTTACCCACACCCATGCCGTTACGTTTGGCTGCATCTGGTCTGCTCTGTTGATTTACTCGCTCTCTTCTTTGCTGCAATCGAGAAAAGAGCAACCCATCTAA
- the rsmH gene encoding 16S rRNA (cytosine(1402)-N(4))-methyltransferase RsmH: MQIDSANSFYHIPVMGREVVEGLAICAGGRYLDATVGGGGHSQLILSAAPNVELIAIDQDQHALQAAQQRLAIYSDRVEFYHLNFAEFQSEQSQFDGIVADLGVSSAQVDQADRGFSFRQTAPLDMRMDQGRSLTAAEIINTWDEAELARIFYTYGEERLSRKLARRIVERRPLQTTTDLAEVIFYAVPSSYRYGRIHPATRIFQALRIAVNGELDVLETFLNAAPTWLKPGGRLVIISFHSLEDRLVKHAFRNSSLLQVITRKPITPNQAEIQENTRSRSAKLRIAERVQIDHQ; the protein is encoded by the coding sequence ATGCAAATTGACAGCGCCAATTCCTTCTACCATATTCCGGTCATGGGGCGGGAAGTTGTAGAAGGGTTGGCTATTTGTGCAGGTGGTCGTTATCTCGATGCGACGGTTGGTGGTGGCGGACATAGCCAACTCATTCTATCTGCCGCTCCCAATGTCGAGTTAATCGCGATCGATCAAGATCAACATGCTCTGCAAGCCGCCCAGCAACGACTAGCTATCTATAGCGATCGGGTGGAATTCTATCACTTAAACTTTGCTGAGTTTCAATCAGAGCAGTCCCAATTTGATGGCATTGTTGCCGATCTGGGGGTTAGTTCTGCTCAGGTTGATCAAGCCGATCGAGGCTTTAGCTTTCGTCAAACGGCCCCACTAGATATGCGCATGGATCAAGGGCGATCGCTGACAGCGGCTGAGATCATTAATACTTGGGATGAGGCAGAATTAGCCAGAATTTTTTACACCTATGGTGAAGAACGGCTGTCCCGCAAGTTGGCACGGCGCATTGTGGAGCGTCGGCCTTTGCAAACTACCACCGATCTAGCAGAAGTCATTTTCTATGCTGTGCCTTCTTCCTATCGCTATGGACGCATTCATCCCGCTACTCGTATTTTTCAAGCTTTACGTATTGCTGTAAATGGTGAACTCGATGTACTTGAAACCTTCCTGAATGCGGCCCCAACTTGGTTAAAACCAGGTGGCAGATTGGTCATTATTAGTTTCCATAGTTTGGAAGATCGACTGGTTAAACATGCGTTTCGTAACTCTTCCTTATTACAAGTGATTACCAGAAAACCAATCACGCCCAACCAAGCAGAAATTCAGGAAAATACACGATCGCGCTCGGCAAAGTTACGCATTGCGGAGCGAGTTCAGATCGACCATCAATGA
- a CDS encoding antibiotic biosynthesis monooxygenase has protein sequence MSEFQDFLRRTFAYVAIGEFKSGKFEEAQRLYEEAIASYGEGFKGTYLLREPGTDRGISIIFWDSAADMEANRTETHERILKQMSPLFAKPPTTGFYELVCDAQPSEAAIVNSIVHNLAS, from the coding sequence ATGTCAGAGTTTCAAGACTTTTTAAGACGAACATTTGCCTATGTAGCAATCGGAGAATTTAAGTCCGGTAAGTTCGAGGAAGCCCAGCGGCTGTATGAAGAAGCAATCGCGTCCTATGGCGAAGGATTTAAGGGAACCTACTTATTGCGCGAGCCAGGAACCGATCGGGGAATTTCGATCATCTTTTGGGACAGTGCTGCCGATATGGAGGCGAATCGTACTGAAACCCACGAGCGCATTCTCAAACAAATGTCTCCCTTGTTTGCCAAACCGCCTACCACTGGTTTCTATGAACTGGTGTGTGATGCACAGCCCTCTGAGGCAGCGATCGTCAATAGTATTGTTCACAACCTGGCATCCTAA
- a CDS encoding phosphoribosyltransferase, whose amino-acid sequence MNSRFCDRVEAGQRLAEQLCHYANQPNVLVLGLPRGGVPVAYQIAKAIRAPLDVWLVRKLGVPGQEELAMGAIAMGGMMILNNEIINSLQISRRIIQQVATAEKQELERRDRLYRGERPLPILHDKTVILVDDGIATSSTLRAAIAAIQQHHPQRLVVAAPVAPPSVVESLQSIVDEVVCLLLPESLHSIGMWYEDFSQTTDQEVQNLLQQSADEMAAIGS is encoded by the coding sequence GTGAACTCACGATTTTGCGATCGCGTTGAAGCAGGACAACGTTTGGCAGAGCAGCTTTGTCATTATGCCAATCAGCCCAATGTATTGGTTTTGGGCTTGCCGCGTGGTGGCGTTCCGGTTGCCTATCAAATTGCCAAGGCAATTCGGGCCCCGCTAGATGTTTGGCTGGTGCGCAAACTAGGTGTACCAGGGCAAGAGGAACTAGCGATGGGAGCGATCGCGATGGGGGGCATGATGATTCTCAACAACGAAATTATCAACAGTTTGCAAATTTCCCGACGTATCATTCAGCAGGTAGCTACCGCAGAAAAACAGGAACTTGAACGCCGCGATCGGCTGTATCGGGGTGAACGCCCCCTACCTATTCTGCACGACAAGACCGTAATTTTGGTCGATGATGGCATTGCTACCAGTTCCACCCTCCGGGCTGCCATTGCTGCCATTCAGCAGCATCACCCACAGCGACTGGTCGTCGCGGCCCCTGTTGCCCCACCATCGGTTGTCGAATCATTGCAATCGATAGTTGATGAAGTAGTGTGTTTGTTGTTGCCAGAATCGTTGCATTCGATCGGTATGTGGTACGAAGATTTTTCCCAAACGACGGATCAAGAAGTTCAAAATTTATTGCAGCAATCAGCCGACGAGATGGCGGCGATCGGTTCTTAA
- a CDS encoding 4-hydroxybenzoate solanesyltransferase, producing the protein MLTQPHPPVEPVWQSIVRLLRWDKPAGRLILMLPALWAVVLAAGGLPPLPLLGVIVLGSLATSAAGCVVNDLWDRNIDPHVARTRNRPLASRALSVKVGIGVAIVAFVCAWVLASYLNPLSYWLCVIAVPFIVFYPSAKRFFPVPQLVMALAWGFGVLISWSAVTASLTLPTWLLWGATVFWALGFDTAYAMADREDDERLGVQSSPRFFGRYTPLAVAVCFAATAALLAVLGMVLSLGPIYWLALVVAIGAWSWHYLQLRPQTPDASIYAQVFRQNVWIGFVLLLGMELGAVL; encoded by the coding sequence ATGCTGACTCAGCCTCACCCTCCTGTTGAACCAGTTTGGCAATCGATTGTACGGTTGCTGCGTTGGGACAAACCTGCTGGCCGCCTGATTCTCATGTTGCCAGCCCTATGGGCTGTGGTTCTAGCCGCTGGTGGGTTGCCCCCACTGCCACTGTTGGGGGTGATTGTGTTAGGAAGCCTGGCCACCAGTGCGGCTGGTTGTGTGGTCAACGACTTGTGGGATCGTAATATTGATCCCCATGTGGCTCGAACTCGTAATCGGCCATTGGCTTCCCGTGCCCTTTCTGTGAAGGTAGGGATTGGAGTAGCGATTGTTGCGTTTGTTTGTGCTTGGGTGCTGGCATCTTACCTTAATCCGCTCAGCTACTGGCTCTGTGTGATTGCCGTTCCCTTCATTGTGTTCTACCCCTCCGCTAAACGATTTTTTCCAGTGCCGCAGTTGGTGATGGCCCTAGCGTGGGGATTTGGGGTTTTGATCAGTTGGAGCGCCGTTACCGCCTCTCTGACTTTGCCCACTTGGTTGTTGTGGGGAGCCACTGTGTTCTGGGCCTTGGGGTTTGATACTGCCTATGCCATGGCCGATCGCGAGGATGACGAACGGTTGGGCGTTCAATCTAGTCCGCGATTTTTTGGAAGGTACACTCCCTTAGCGGTTGCTGTTTGTTTTGCTGCCACAGCGGCTTTGTTGGCGGTTCTGGGCATGGTGTTATCCCTAGGTCCAATTTATTGGCTAGCGCTAGTGGTGGCGATTGGTGCTTGGAGTTGGCACTACCTGCAACTTCGACCTCAAACCCCGGATGCTAGCATCTACGCACAAGTGTTTCGCCAAAACGTTTGGATTGGGTTTGTGTTGTTGCTAGGAATGGAGTTGGGGGCAGTGCTTTAG